Proteins encoded within one genomic window of Variovorax sp. OAS795:
- a CDS encoding TetR family transcriptional regulator yields the protein MSAFAEPDLPLSARGSQRHKDLIAAALRVLVRDGHHAVTLRAVSVEANASHGSVNYYFGSRSALMCALAEDVCRRIANNITLVTPKLVKCADDADQFATVLAEHNIKYMVNDHAMGMAITELTLAGSRDLELGSVLVKWGKIHSRLMRDSFLKLGSSDPDLDYAFVLNCVSGLIMAQLAIPRRDFEVRILQPSLLRLVHAIASEKTNRVGKSS from the coding sequence GTGAGTGCCTTTGCTGAACCAGATTTGCCACTGAGCGCGCGTGGATCTCAGCGTCACAAAGACTTGATCGCAGCGGCGCTTCGTGTGTTGGTTCGCGACGGGCATCACGCTGTAACCTTGCGAGCGGTTTCAGTCGAAGCCAATGCAAGTCATGGCTCGGTCAACTATTACTTCGGCTCCCGAAGTGCTCTGATGTGCGCACTCGCTGAGGATGTTTGCCGTCGAATTGCAAACAACATTACTCTCGTCACACCTAAACTTGTGAAGTGCGCAGATGATGCCGATCAGTTCGCGACGGTGCTTGCGGAGCACAACATCAAATATATGGTCAATGACCATGCAATGGGCATGGCGATCACCGAACTTACGCTCGCTGGGTCACGTGACCTCGAGTTGGGTAGCGTACTAGTGAAATGGGGAAAGATCCACTCCCGCCTGATGCGGGATAGCTTTTTGAAACTTGGATCCAGCGATCCAGACTTGGATTATGCTTTCGTGTTGAACTGTGTTAGCGGACTTATCATGGCGCAACTCGCGATCCCGCGTCGCGATTTCGAGGTTCGGATTCTGCAGCCGTCTTTACTTCGGCTTGTTCACGCCATCGCCAGTGAAAAAACGAACCGCGTTGGCAAATCTTCCTAA